ataattaaacctTGTTTATGAAGTAAATATTTCTAGACAAGAAATAAAATGTCTGTAGCCGCAATGGAGTTTATTTaccaaacatttgttttaagccTTAGACTGAAAAAAGCAAAACATACAAAACTTGAAGATTAGTATTttttaacatcaaataaaattcgtttggtcttttgtggagagttatcGCATTTGCcataataccacatcttattttttataataagtaacttatttgaaaaaagaaaaatgtctaTTTTAGTTGATGGTGGATGGACATCATTCTCTAAATACACATGGAACAACGATTGTTCAGCAGCATGTGGTGTAGGTGTTGAAACAGGATATAGAACGAGATCCTGTTCTAATCCTACCCCAGCATATGGAGGAAAAACATGTTCTGGTGCAGCAACTGAAAAAGCATCACGTAGTTGTAAGATAAAGGAATGTCCTAGTAAGTCTTCCTTCGTTTTGGttgccattaatttttttttctctgttaacTTAATTTCCTCCTAACAAAATATAATGAATGTTTTCTGTTCTAATGCAACTAAACTTCGTTGAAAAAACTTAAGAATTCACAATTATTCATGGAAGAGTTTTTCTTAAATCGAACTAGCTTAAAATCTTTGTTCTTAAAAAGTGAAGATAGCTTCCTTGGGTTTGTTTTCTGTCTACTTTCGTGTTTATTTATAATCCACACACTATTTATAACAGTTGATGGACAATGGAGCGGTTATTCTACAGTGTCTTGGAACAATGATTGTTCAACAACTTGTGGCGTTGGAGTAGAAACAGGAATTAAAACAAGAACCTGTACTAATCCAACACCAGCTTATGGTGGCAACCCATGTTATGGAGTTTCCTCGTCTACGCAGAAACGGCAGTGTCAACTTAAAGAATGTCCAAGTAAGAATTCAAGATGAGTCTTTTATCTAAATTCGCTAAGCAACACTTAAATTAACaagaaattatttatttcaatttttaccagTAAAAGCATGACAGGATTATTCCTTTTCCTTTCATTTAGAAAATTACGGTATTTTTCACGTTTTAGAATTATCcggtattatttataattttcgtAGTAATGTTTTCAACCTCTTTTCCTGAAATCTAAAAATCTTCGATTTCACCCATGAAGCAAACTTATCAAAATCTATATATACtttctttaatgaaaataatataaaaaaatagaattgagaatggaataacATTGTAAATCCAAACCAATATTGTCTTCCTTGAGAATTGTCTAAGCTATTACAGAGAACACTACACACATTTTTGCAAAACCCCTTGAGAATATTCTGTATGACAAGGTATCTTACTTTTAGTTGACGGAGGTTGGACTGATTACACAGTAGTCACATGGAGTGGTAAATGTTCTACGACTTGTGACTTTGGAATAGAATCAGGAGTAAAAACCAGAACATGCACCAACCCGGAGCCATCTTTTGGTGGTAAACCATGTGTGGGAGAATCTTCGGCTACAGAGAATCGACAGTGCAAAACTAAAGAATGTCCAAGTGAGATTTTCTTTCGACACTTACAATTAAAACGGAAACTTCGGAAAAATTGAACGAGATCGACAATAATACAATTTGTACTGCAGCTACAATACTTCTTgttatataatttacaaaatatatagaaacaaaGTGATGTGTCAAGCAATGTTGATTTCAGGTCATGTCACTTTTCTTCATAATTCGGGGTTACATTAGAAATGGGGAATACAATTTTTAAAGGAACATCCAAATTATCATAAagtttaaaatacacaattttttaagGTATTGGCTCGATTCTATGTATCATCGCTTCGTGTGGATTTTCGTTTAGGTGCCATCTAATTAACTACTAAGTTGACCTCCGAAGACTGTCGATGGGCGATATAAGCATAgactatgatatatatatataaatagatagcaaACTCATCGAATTTCTCTAGGTCAGCTTAATCTGATAGTTTAGGTTTAAGATATATGTTAATCatagtttttacctgtataagaatgagtgtgtgtgtgtgtggatcgaatcagtcaaccaaATGATTTACCGtggtttcactttcaatgttgacattcctttccttttacagcggattccattgaaTATGTAgtcaaaggtaatatctttggttagcttgcttgttagctgaaccgtgaagtcattggtttttttttatagaagtcattgttaggttaggtaaactaccctactttaagaatagactagtccgacagaaaacCAACCTATCTGTCTTttggactatgctacttcgagaagggtagtatacctgacctaataatgacttacggttcagctaacaagcaagctaaccaaagatattacccatggctacacactcaatggaatccgctgtaattACCAAACACACATAGTTCATGCGTAATTCATCTCTAGCTAAAGGATTAAATTGAAAGTCACATGGATGCGGATTCAATGAGgtagaattattcacttgcaagtaataattcatcatcgatgtttcttagcttattttgacaaaattgaaccagaCTGGCTTCTTAAAGCGAACTATTATTACACTTTTCACTTTCCTCAATgactaaacaaaaaatatatatatatatactagtttatatatcgtagctagtgcccctttaaaaataaacacattatAGTAAATCTCAAACATTTTAACATGTATCATTATATGTGATATTTTATTCAGAAGCTGTTCATTGTTTGATGAAAGTACATACTCAATTAAGCAGCATAAAATCTGCTGCTTTAGaatatttaattatttggtttttttttatgttgaagtTGATGGCGGCTTGAGCGAATACTCTCCTGTCGTATGGAACGGTGAATGTTCAACTACTTGCGACTTTGGAACAGAATCAGGAGTAAAAACAAGAACATGCACCAACCCATCACCAGCATATGGTGGTAAAGGTTGTGTCGGAGAGTTATCTGCTACAGAAAGTCGACAGTGTAAACTGAGAGAATGTCCAGGTaagctagttttttttttagagttaaccaaaaatatgaattttaaaatatatatacactaCCTTAAACTTTGCTACTAGTGGagtatttttgcatttttattttctattttaagttgATGGCGGCTGGAGTGAATACTCTCCTATCACATGGAGCGGTGAATGTTCTACTACTTGCGACTTTGGAACAGAATCAGGAGTAAAAACAAGAACATGCACCAACCCATCACCAGTATATGGCGGTGAAGATTGTGATGGAGAGGTATCTGCTACAGAAACCCGACAGTGTAAACTGAGAGAATGCCCAAGTTAGTTTATatctaaataattttcaaaattcgTTTTAGCAAAACAGCACCACACCCTCccttcaaaaatgttttaaataagatGAACAGCAACTCTGTGAACGAAACTCtgtcaattaaaaacaatataatgaTTATGTGAAATGTCAATCATATATTACAATTGCACATTCCAactcttttgtttttctttagttGACGGTGGATGGTCCGACTATGGAACTTTCACAGAATGGAGTTCGTGTTCTGTAACATGTGGCCTGggaatacagacaaagtcacatGATCGAACATGTACCAATCCAGAACCTCAGTATGGCGGGAAAGTGTGTGAAGGAGGAAAAACTGAGACTGTTAGCAAAGACTGTGACATGGAaaaatgtccaggtaaaaactACATggaattaataatattttgtttttatgagaTTTGTAAAATCACTGTTAACATACATTTTTCAAGGCATGATCTGAAACATTATATCGAAAGAGATTGAtagcatttgattaaaaaaaaatattgtgactAATGTTTCATTGATTACGTTCACACTAATTTCAATCGTTTGTCTATTTTTCAGAAACTATTTGTTCTGAACTTGGACAAGGACACACTTTCACTGCTCATTTACAGCAGTGCACTAAATATTTGAACTGCTTAAATGGGGAAGTAACTGTGACGAGTTGTAGCGATGGTACAGAATGGAACAATGACATGAAGACATGCGCATTTCCTACAGCAGGTAGCACATGTCTGACAACAGAACCAAATGGTACTATATTTAAATTGTATTAAACATTAGTTGATTATATATCAATGAAGAATCCAATCCACACTTAACACGAAATACGTACCTCTGTATAAAAACTTGGTGTACAGTACCGAAATGTTGATTCACTACATTTAAAGCTGAAGGAAGAATGTTTAACCAAGAGTTCAAAGTTGTGAAGCAGAAGTCACCCCTTCGATTTGTTGACCATTGTGGAAATCATTTGACTCAGATATGTTCAAATAACATAAGTTAACTACGCCAGATGCACATTTTGATAATTAATGTGtgcagtgatgctcgaggccaaaacatttgaaaaatctaaaacataaaaacaatgcAACAAAATCTCGAATATCCTGGACACAACGATGTCGGGAACATACATTCCTTATTTTGATCgaaaaaaaccaattaaaaatACCAATAGAAAACTACCATGAAGTTTGATGAGACATCATTATTCACGGGTAAGTAATGAACTTGTGTTGCttacaggatctgcttaccactCCGGTGCACCTGACATCACCCctcgtttttggtggggtttgtgttgcgtac
This sequence is a window from Mytilus edulis chromosome 1, xbMytEdul2.2, whole genome shotgun sequence. Protein-coding genes within it:
- the LOC139528128 gene encoding coadhesin-like, whose protein sequence is MKVLLSLCLLVVLIQYVHGGCQTCYTTEEYLSKYYSSCGMFGWSRCTKTRTSTRQKSYSCKCSVNGGWSGWSTKITWRNDCSTTCGQGIETGYKTRTCTNPAPQYGGSSCSGSSTQTQHRSCKVKECPIDGGWTSFSKYTWNNDCSAACGVGVETGYRTRSCSNPTPAYGGKTCSGAATEKASRSCKIKECPIDGQWSGYSTVSWNNDCSTTCGVGVETGIKTRTCTNPTPAYGGNPCYGVSSSTQKRQCQLKECPIDGGWTDYTVVTWSGKCSTTCDFGIESGVKTRTCTNPEPSFGGKPCVGESSATENRQCKTKECPIDGGLSEYSPVVWNGECSTTCDFGTESGVKTRTCTNPSPAYGGKGCVGELSATESRQCKLRECPVDGGWSEYSPITWSGECSTTCDFGTESGVKTRTCTNPSPVYGGEDCDGEVSATETRQCKLRECPIDGGWSDYGTFTEWSSCSVTCGLGIQTKSHDRTCTNPEPQYGGKVCEGGKTETVSKDCDMEKCPETICSELGQGHTFTAHLQQCTKYLNCLNGEVTVTSCSDGTEWNNDMKTCAFPTAGSTCLTTEPNDEGVSCQFHGQHLSHPTDCHKFYQCVGTTPNEMSCSNGLAWNEAIGNCDHAVNVELCNVNNPDDGAADAEESTNESAVIEEFVCGGNTGYFADPKECTKYYWCIAGQKYHMPCAAGTHFENGGCVAGTC